One window of the Lactococcus lactis genome contains the following:
- a CDS encoding choloylglycine hydrolase family protein, which yields MCTSFQLKSSDGGLVFARTMDWHTFNAAALVLPRNYEWTSVYNNQKMINPYAILGVGNSEMRLHADISDGVNEYGLAAQKLTFSNQSDYAKEAEKGKVQLAAFEFLLWLLGNCRSIEEVRQNIDNVQLMTDENAIYKFGRNDLHFSATDPNGQMINIEPHGGRLVISDNPIGVVTNAPKFENEVEKLRTYMDINLLTESENTSVSKNEDSNSSLENLSVKNDNPNQISTGSFNGKPVFPGGFTPTARFIRAAIYKERAVYPKDEQQNIVEAWHILNGVTVPKSEGRSGTYTVYRSAVEVNSRRLYLQTYDDLSIQVYRFPDEL from the coding sequence ATGTGTACCAGTTTTCAACTAAAGTCAAGTGACGGTGGATTGGTTTTTGCTAGAACAATGGATTGGCATACTTTTAATGCCGCTGCCCTTGTTCTACCAAGAAATTATGAATGGACAAGCGTCTATAACAATCAAAAAATGATTAATCCATATGCCATCCTTGGCGTCGGAAATAGCGAAATGAGATTACATGCTGATATTTCAGATGGTGTAAATGAATATGGCTTGGCGGCACAAAAACTAACTTTTTCAAATCAGTCAGATTACGCTAAAGAAGCAGAGAAGGGAAAAGTTCAACTTGCTGCTTTTGAATTTTTGCTTTGGTTGCTGGGGAATTGCCGTTCAATTGAGGAAGTTCGTCAGAATATTGATAATGTACAGTTGATGACTGATGAAAATGCAATCTACAAATTTGGACGTAATGATTTACATTTTTCTGCGACAGATCCAAACGGCCAAATGATTAATATTGAACCGCATGGTGGACGATTGGTCATTTCAGATAATCCAATTGGTGTGGTTACAAATGCTCCTAAATTTGAGAATGAAGTTGAGAAATTAAGGACTTATATGGATATCAATTTACTGACAGAAAGTGAAAATACTTCTGTCAGTAAAAATGAGGATAGTAATTCATCATTAGAAAATCTGTCAGTAAAAAATGATAATCCTAACCAAATTTCGACAGGAAGTTTCAATGGGAAACCAGTTTTTCCTGGAGGATTCACACCAACAGCTCGATTTATTCGAGCAGCTATTTACAAAGAAAGAGCGGTGTATCCTAAAGATGAACAGCAAAATATTGTTGAGGCATGGCATATTTTAAATGGTGTTACAGTTCCAAAGTCTGAAGGCCGCTCAGGGACTTATACTGTTTATCGCAGTGCTGTGGAAGTGAACAGTCGCAGACTTTACTTACAAACGTATGATGATTTAAGTATACAAGTCTATCGTTTCCCAGATGAATTATAA
- a CDS encoding phosphoadenosine phosphosulfate reductase has protein sequence MRKYQKENVYEAFNKRLDYICNYFDHLIVSFSGGKDSGLMLELVHRYYEENNLADREIAVSVYYLDYEGNYQETKDYIERSMGKYPDFDYYHICMPVSASCGISMSQSTWLPWDPEHPELWLNSVPEGAIHLENHNFPFFEIGMSDYDFQSKFCQWLHQEKKAERTAVLVGIRAQESLNRFNAVTRDETFSRFGTTNYSHRIFHNVFNFYPMYDWLFEDVWVANAKFSFDYNHLYDLYFQAGVPFKSMRVANPFHQCGVSSLKLYQALEPETWGKLIGRVNGANFAAIYGGTIALGYRGVSLPKGHTWETYFDFLLKTLPEDIREVYLKKFQSSLTYWTKNGGALPQKVVSELEETNLQFENLGTPKNNRNYKQEYELVRFKKYPDDVPIKNFRLVPSYKRMCVTILKNDTSCQYMGFGQTKDELQKKKEAMKKWESFL, from the coding sequence GTGAGAAAATATCAAAAGGAAAATGTTTACGAAGCTTTCAATAAACGACTAGATTATATTTGTAATTATTTCGACCACTTAATTGTCTCCTTTTCTGGCGGGAAAGATTCTGGATTGATGCTAGAACTTGTTCATCGTTATTATGAAGAAAATAATCTTGCTGACAGAGAAATAGCAGTTTCTGTTTATTATCTTGACTATGAGGGGAATTATCAAGAAACCAAAGACTATATAGAACGCTCAATGGGGAAATATCCTGATTTTGATTATTATCATATTTGTATGCCTGTCTCTGCTTCATGTGGAATATCGATGTCACAATCGACTTGGCTTCCTTGGGACCCTGAACATCCCGAACTCTGGTTGAATTCAGTTCCAGAAGGAGCAATTCATCTTGAAAATCACAATTTCCCATTTTTTGAAATAGGAATGTCTGATTATGATTTTCAAAGCAAATTCTGTCAGTGGCTTCATCAAGAAAAGAAAGCAGAAAGAACAGCAGTTCTTGTCGGAATCAGAGCTCAAGAAAGTTTAAATCGCTTTAATGCTGTGACACGTGATGAAACTTTTTCAAGATTTGGAACTACAAATTATAGTCATCGAATTTTTCATAATGTTTTCAATTTTTATCCGATGTATGATTGGTTGTTTGAGGATGTCTGGGTAGCAAATGCTAAATTTTCTTTTGATTATAATCATTTATATGATTTATATTTTCAAGCAGGAGTACCCTTTAAAAGTATGAGGGTTGCCAATCCTTTTCATCAATGTGGCGTCTCATCTTTGAAATTGTATCAAGCATTGGAGCCAGAGACTTGGGGAAAATTGATTGGTCGTGTCAATGGAGCAAATTTTGCGGCTATTTATGGTGGGACAATTGCTCTTGGTTATCGTGGAGTCAGTCTTCCTAAGGGGCATACTTGGGAGACCTATTTTGACTTTTTACTCAAGACATTACCAGAGGATATTCGAGAAGTTTATCTGAAAAAGTTCCAGAGTTCTCTGACTTACTGGACAAAAAATGGGGGAGCTTTGCCTCAGAAAGTTGTCAGTGAACTAGAAGAAACAAATTTGCAATTTGAAAATTTAGGTACTCCAAAAAATAATCGAAATTACAAACAGGAATATGAATTAGTTCGTTTCAAAAAATACCCTGATGATGTACCAATTAAAAATTTCAGATTAGTCCCCTCTTATAAAAGAATGTGTGTCACCATTTTAAAAAATGATACTTCCTGTCAATATATGGGATTTGGTCAAACGAAAGATGAATTGCAAAAGAAGAAGGAGGCAATGAAAAAATGGGAGAGCTTTTTGTAA
- a CDS encoding IbrB-like domain-containing protein, whose amino-acid sequence MGELFVSPAYQVRRVPIEKIRANSYNPNKTAPTEFKLLERSILEDGYTMPIVCYYDKENDTYEIVDGFHRYLVMKNSETIAQREGNCLPVSVIDRPLEDRIASTIRHNRARGTHSVELMTEIVQQLVEAGLSDRWIMTNIGMDKEELLRLKQLSGLASLFKGGEFSRSWEWDKEE is encoded by the coding sequence ATGGGAGAGCTTTTTGTAAGTCCAGCTTATCAAGTGAGACGGGTTCCAATTGAAAAGATTAGAGCAAATTCTTATAATCCTAATAAAACTGCGCCGACTGAATTTAAACTTTTAGAACGGTCGATATTAGAAGATGGTTATACCATGCCAATTGTCTGCTATTATGACAAAGAAAATGATACTTATGAGATTGTGGATGGTTTTCACCGCTATCTTGTAATGAAAAATTCTGAAACGATTGCGCAAAGAGAAGGGAACTGTTTACCCGTTTCTGTGATTGATCGCCCATTAGAAGATAGAATAGCCAGCACTATTCGCCATAATCGTGCCAGAGGGACTCATTCAGTAGAATTAATGACAGAAATTGTTCAACAATTGGTTGAAGCTGGTTTAAGTGATCGGTGGATTATGACAAATATTGGAATGGATAAAGAAGAATTATTAAGGCTCAAACAATTAAGTGGGCTTGCCTCTTTGTTTAAAGGAGGGGAGTTTTCACGGTCTTGGGAATGGGATAAAGAAGAATAG
- the hemW gene encoding radical SAM family heme chaperone HemW, producing MLQKPNSAYFHIPFCSHICYYCDFAKVLMTGQPIDAYIESLIEEFQSFEIEKLRTIYIGGGTPSVLSAQQLERLLTAIAEQLDLEVLEEFTVEANPGDLSDEVIKVLADSAVNRISLGVQTFNNALLKKIGRTHTEVQVYDSVERLKKAGFENITIDLIYALPGQTMEMVKSDVEKFLELKLPHVALYSLILEDHTVFMNRQRRGLLRLPSEDKNADMYEYIMDILAKNGYNHYEVSNFGLPGFESKHNITYWDNEEYYGIGAGASGYLAGIRYKNLGPVHHYLKAAPTEKRINEEVLSKKSQIEEEMFLGLRKKSGVLVEKFENKFKCSFEKLYGEQITELINQKLLYNDRQRIHMTDKGFELGNNVFEKFLLDDINF from the coding sequence ATGTTGCAAAAACCTAATTCGGCTTATTTTCACATTCCTTTTTGTTCTCATATTTGTTATTATTGCGATTTTGCTAAAGTACTGATGACAGGACAGCCGATTGATGCTTATATTGAATCGCTCATAGAAGAATTTCAAAGTTTTGAGATAGAAAAATTAAGAACAATCTATATTGGTGGTGGAACGCCCAGCGTTTTATCAGCCCAACAACTTGAACGTTTACTGACAGCGATTGCTGAACAGTTAGATTTAGAAGTTTTGGAAGAATTTACTGTTGAAGCAAATCCGGGGGATTTATCAGATGAGGTTATTAAAGTTTTGGCTGATTCAGCAGTCAATCGAATTTCATTAGGTGTCCAAACTTTTAATAATGCTTTGCTCAAAAAAATCGGGCGGACACATACAGAAGTTCAAGTCTATGATTCAGTTGAAAGACTGAAAAAAGCTGGATTTGAAAATATTACGATTGATTTAATCTATGCTTTACCTGGGCAAACGATGGAGATGGTTAAGTCAGATGTTGAAAAATTTTTAGAATTAAAACTACCACATGTGGCATTATATAGTCTTATTTTAGAGGACCATACAGTTTTTATGAATCGACAACGTCGTGGTCTTTTACGCCTACCAAGTGAAGATAAAAATGCGGACATGTATGAATATATCATGGATATTTTAGCTAAAAATGGTTATAATCACTATGAAGTTTCAAATTTTGGCTTACCAGGATTTGAGAGCAAACATAATATAACTTATTGGGATAATGAGGAATATTATGGAATTGGCGCTGGAGCGTCAGGATATTTAGCAGGGATTCGTTATAAAAATCTTGGTCCAGTTCATCATTACCTTAAAGCTGCTCCAACTGAAAAAAGGATAAATGAAGAAGTTTTAAGTAAAAAATCTCAAATAGAAGAAGAAATGTTCTTAGGTCTTCGGAAAAAATCGGGAGTTTTGGTTGAGAAGTTTGAAAATAAATTCAAGTGTTCATTTGAAAAATTATACGGTGAACAAATCACAGAACTTATTAATCAAAAATTATTATATAATGATAGACAAAGAATCCATATGACAGACAAAGGTTTTGAGTTGGGGAATAATGTCTTTGAGAAATTTTTGCTCGATGATATTAATTTTTAA
- a CDS encoding glycoside hydrolase family 25 protein has product MRRKLKKMGAFIFTASMIAMIALLGLVRIRPVEPPKKAATEKIVVNHILDEKVLDLNKPVVDLSGWQRPEDIDYNTLSQHVIGAVIRVNGSYGHADNSASKDGEDTAYKQHIKAFQERGIPTAVYAFVTGENTSEMRKQARDFYRRASPYKPTYYWLDVEVTNMKNMNQGIEAFRSELEKQGAKNIGIYAQDWFLRDNQIKVDKFKAIWIAAYGRNTGYWDASPETTLSYKMQQFTDQGTLPGYSGNVDLNMVNNQTNYNELFKNQK; this is encoded by the coding sequence ATGAGACGTAAACTTAAAAAAATGGGAGCTTTTATCTTTACAGCATCCATGATTGCAATGATCGCCTTACTTGGTTTAGTACGAATTCGACCGGTAGAACCTCCTAAAAAAGCAGCAACTGAAAAAATTGTTGTAAATCATATTTTGGATGAGAAGGTTTTGGATTTGAATAAACCAGTTGTTGACCTTTCGGGTTGGCAACGTCCAGAAGATATTGATTACAACACCTTAAGTCAGCATGTGATTGGTGCGGTTATTCGTGTCAATGGTTCTTATGGTCATGCTGATAATTCAGCAAGCAAGGATGGAGAAGATACTGCCTATAAACAGCACATTAAAGCTTTCCAAGAGCGGGGAATCCCGACTGCGGTTTATGCTTTTGTGACTGGAGAAAACACTTCTGAAATGAGGAAGCAAGCAAGAGACTTTTATCGTCGAGCAAGCCCTTATAAGCCGACCTATTATTGGCTTGATGTCGAGGTAACCAATATGAAAAATATGAACCAAGGGATTGAGGCTTTTCGCTCTGAGTTGGAGAAACAAGGAGCTAAAAACATTGGTATTTATGCCCAAGACTGGTTCTTGCGAGATAATCAAATAAAAGTTGATAAATTTAAAGCGATTTGGATTGCTGCCTATGGACGAAATACAGGTTATTGGGATGCTTCACCAGAAACGACTTTAAGTTATAAAATGCAACAATTTACTGACCAAGGAACTTTACCAGGTTACTCGGGAAATGTTGATTTGAATATGGTTAATAACCAAACCAACTATAATGAATTGTTTAAAAATCAAAAATAA
- a CDS encoding deoxycytidylate deaminase has translation MSEKFTRPSKDEYFKEIVQVVAKRSTCNHAQVGALLVSPNGQLLSTGYNGAVSGMPHCTDIGCTEDKYGHCVATVHAEQNAIAQAAKHGVSPEGAILYTTLFPCLACLKLVVAAGVKEIKYIDEYHAKDPYEELLIDTLEIACEKI, from the coding sequence ATGTCAGAGAAATTTACAAGACCAAGTAAAGATGAATATTTTAAAGAAATTGTCCAAGTGGTTGCAAAACGATCAACTTGTAACCATGCTCAAGTAGGAGCTTTATTGGTCAGTCCTAATGGTCAACTTCTCTCTACGGGATATAATGGTGCGGTTTCGGGGATGCCACATTGTACAGATATTGGTTGTACTGAAGATAAATATGGACACTGTGTAGCAACGGTTCATGCAGAACAAAATGCGATTGCTCAAGCTGCTAAACATGGCGTTTCACCTGAAGGTGCGATTTTATATACAACGTTATTTCCTTGCCTTGCCTGCCTGAAATTAGTTGTTGCTGCTGGTGTGAAAGAAATTAAATACATTGATGAGTATCATGCTAAAGATCCTTATGAAGAATTATTGATTGATACTTTAGAAATCGCCTGTGAAAAAATTTAA
- a CDS encoding acyl-[acyl-carrier-protein] thioesterase, whose translation MGIKYQQNYQVPFYESDAFKKMRISSLLAVALQISGEQSTALGRSDVWVFERYGLFWAVIEYELTIHRLPEFNEKITIETEATSYNKFFCYRNFSFLDENGEVLVEIRSTWVLMDKATRKIDRVLDEIVDPYESEKVSKISRPHKFRKIDEFSDAQKIVYPVRFSALDMNGHVNNAKYYDWAADMVDFEFRKSHQPKHVFIKYNHEVLYGEEINALMSWEDEVSHHNFNDGSTQIEIHWGKI comes from the coding sequence ATGGGTATAAAATATCAACAAAATTATCAAGTTCCTTTCTATGAAAGTGATGCTTTTAAAAAAATGCGAATTTCAAGCCTTTTAGCTGTGGCTTTACAGATTTCTGGAGAGCAATCAACGGCACTTGGACGCTCAGATGTCTGGGTATTTGAGAGATATGGCCTCTTTTGGGCAGTTATTGAATATGAATTGACGATTCATCGTTTACCAGAATTTAATGAAAAAATAACAATTGAAACTGAAGCAACTAGTTATAATAAATTCTTTTGTTATCGTAATTTCTCATTTTTAGATGAAAATGGAGAAGTTTTAGTTGAAATTCGTTCAACTTGGGTTTTGATGGATAAGGCAACGAGAAAAATTGACCGTGTATTGGATGAAATTGTTGATCCTTATGAATCTGAAAAAGTATCAAAAATTTCACGTCCTCATAAATTCCGTAAAATTGACGAATTTAGTGATGCTCAAAAAATTGTTTATCCTGTCCGTTTTTCAGCATTAGATATGAATGGACATGTTAATAATGCGAAATATTATGATTGGGCAGCTGATATGGTGGATTTTGAATTCCGTAAAAGTCATCAACCCAAACATGTATTTATAAAATATAATCATGAAGTCCTTTATGGTGAAGAAATTAATGCTTTAATGTCTTGGGAAGACGAAGTGAGTCATCACAATTTTAATGACGGAAGTACTCAAATTGAAATTCACTGGGGAAAAATTTAA
- a CDS encoding TIGR01457 family HAD-type hydrolase, producing MTNKKYGGYLIDLDGTIYLGNKRIPAGENFIHRLQEAKIPYLLVTNNTTKTPRVVQRRLSQQFNIDTPLETIYTASLATVDYMNDLGLEKTVYIIGEDGLKEAIYEAGYKKDRENPAYVVVALDTDLTYEMLVLATLAIHKGAKFIGTNPDLNLPNERGLTPGAGALIKMLEAATRVEATIIGKPEAIIANKAVEKLGLPKSDLLMVGDNYLTDIHTGINNGIDSLLVTTGFTRAEEVPNLPVPPTYVVASLDEWEV from the coding sequence ATGACAAATAAAAAATATGGTGGTTACTTAATTGACCTTGACGGGACAATTTACTTGGGAAATAAGCGTATTCCTGCAGGCGAGAATTTCATTCATCGGCTACAAGAGGCTAAAATACCTTATCTTTTGGTCACAAATAACACAACAAAAACACCGCGCGTGGTACAACGCCGTTTGAGTCAACAATTTAATATTGACACTCCATTGGAAACGATTTATACTGCAAGTCTTGCTACTGTTGATTATATGAATGATTTAGGCTTAGAAAAAACAGTTTATATCATTGGAGAAGATGGTCTTAAAGAAGCGATTTATGAGGCAGGTTACAAAAAAGATCGTGAGAATCCAGCTTACGTTGTGGTCGCTTTAGATACTGATTTAACTTATGAAATGCTTGTCCTTGCTACTCTGGCAATTCATAAAGGAGCTAAATTTATCGGAACAAATCCAGATTTGAATTTGCCAAACGAACGTGGTTTGACTCCTGGAGCTGGAGCGCTGATAAAAATGCTTGAAGCGGCAACACGAGTTGAAGCAACCATTATTGGTAAGCCAGAAGCTATTATAGCCAATAAAGCGGTCGAAAAATTAGGGCTTCCTAAATCTGATTTATTAATGGTTGGCGACAATTATCTGACAGATATTCATACGGGCATTAATAACGGAATTGATAGCTTGCTTGTCACAACTGGATTTACAAGAGCTGAAGAAGTACCAAATCTTCCAGTTCCTCCGACTTATGTTGTAGCTAGTTTAGATGAGTGGGAAGTTTGA
- a CDS encoding TIGR01906 family membrane protein — protein sequence MRDKVIFGFSILWIIALSVTLTIFLAIPLFFGEIFWYQLTDLVQMTAGKIWHNFLILMNYLINPLETKLSMPDFPSSASGLHHFAEVKNLFMLVFFLTIILIPFTIRFIKENLSLVFHNALRVVMLFPLAIGVIAWLIGFDQFFVAFHEVLFRDNSWLFDPATDPIISVLPEQFFMHSFLIFLLIYELIFFVIYRRGTLFLKKKY from the coding sequence ATGAGAGATAAAGTCATTTTTGGATTTAGTATTTTATGGATTATTGCCTTGTCAGTAACTTTAACTATTTTTTTGGCGATTCCCTTATTTTTTGGTGAAATTTTTTGGTATCAATTAACCGATTTAGTTCAAATGACTGCCGGTAAAATATGGCATAATTTTTTAATTCTGATGAATTATTTAATTAATCCTTTGGAAACGAAACTATCTATGCCTGATTTCCCCTCGTCAGCAAGTGGTCTTCACCATTTCGCAGAAGTGAAAAATTTGTTTATGCTTGTTTTCTTTCTGACAATCATTTTGATTCCTTTCACTATTCGATTTATAAAAGAAAATCTTTCGCTTGTTTTCCATAATGCGCTTAGAGTTGTTATGCTATTTCCTTTAGCAATTGGAGTTATTGCTTGGCTAATTGGCTTTGACCAATTTTTTGTAGCTTTTCATGAAGTGCTTTTTCGGGATAATAGTTGGCTCTTTGACCCAGCGACAGACCCGATTATTAGCGTTTTGCCTGAGCAATTTTTCATGCATAGCTTTTTAATCTTTTTACTCATCTATGAATTAATCTTTTTTGTCATTTATAGACGTGGAACTTTATTTTTAAAGAAAAAATACTGA